Proteins found in one Amycolatopsis umgeniensis genomic segment:
- a CDS encoding pentapeptide repeat-containing protein, translated as MADDSHPPEKSRTWPLTPSRGEDRTLSNRTITLCAGLLLAFAIATGWVLFFLYGRGTDVDKARLEGVRTVGAIVLGAGGAIALLLAARRQQTAEQDLATKRRDLLLREQANDDARHDAAERRISDLYLKAVEQLGADKAPVRLAGLYALDRLAQDNPPQRQTIVNVISAYLRMPYELPDKPPDPGAEKEVHNEYRSDIQEREVRTTAQRILTDHLDPNYQDGRRFWPDIDLDLSGALLIDVMFRDCRLNNARFSNARFCGDTLLMGIHFDGETRFDGVTFTGDSWFSEARFTGDVRFDQATFEASARFDAATFKGTATFRSASFLREARFKNTTFTGSVVFSKATFTDSATFDDATFFEDAYLPGVTFAHRSYFTQAAFAGDAWFNQVTFSSYTTFDGATFSGDIRFTDSTLDGVPFVPSQLRPHEGFEDE; from the coding sequence ATGGCCGATGATTCTCACCCTCCGGAGAAGTCTCGAACCTGGCCTCTCACGCCCTCTCGCGGCGAAGACCGCACCCTTTCGAATCGCACCATCACCCTGTGCGCTGGACTCTTGCTCGCTTTCGCCATCGCCACTGGCTGGGTGTTGTTCTTTCTCTACGGGCGGGGAACAGACGTCGACAAAGCACGTCTGGAGGGCGTGCGCACTGTCGGCGCGATCGTGCTCGGAGCTGGTGGCGCCATCGCGTTGCTCTTGGCCGCCCGACGCCAGCAAACCGCAGAACAGGATCTCGCGACCAAACGTCGTGATCTCCTGCTACGAGAGCAGGCCAACGACGACGCACGCCACGATGCCGCGGAACGGCGGATCAGCGATCTCTATCTCAAAGCGGTCGAGCAACTGGGGGCGGACAAAGCGCCCGTCCGGCTCGCCGGACTGTACGCACTCGATCGCCTGGCACAGGACAATCCCCCACAGCGTCAGACCATCGTCAATGTGATCAGCGCCTACCTTCGTATGCCGTACGAGCTGCCCGACAAGCCTCCCGATCCCGGAGCGGAGAAAGAAGTCCACAACGAATACCGAAGTGATATCCAAGAGCGCGAGGTACGAACGACCGCCCAACGTATCTTGACCGACCATCTCGACCCGAACTACCAGGACGGAAGGAGATTCTGGCCCGACATCGATCTGGACCTCAGCGGGGCTCTGCTGATCGATGTCATGTTCCGCGACTGCCGGCTCAACAACGCCCGCTTCTCGAACGCCCGGTTCTGCGGAGACACTCTGCTCATGGGTATCCACTTCGATGGGGAAACCAGGTTCGACGGAGTCACGTTCACCGGCGACTCCTGGTTCTCGGAGGCCCGGTTCACCGGCGACGTCAGGTTCGACCAAGCGACCTTCGAAGCCTCGGCCAGATTCGACGCGGCCACCTTCAAAGGGACCGCCACCTTTCGCTCGGCCTCATTCCTCCGCGAAGCCCGATTCAAGAACACGACGTTCACCGGGAGCGTGGTGTTCAGCAAGGCCACCTTCACCGACAGCGCGACCTTCGATGACGCCACATTCTTCGAAGACGCGTACCTGCCAGGTGTGACCTTCGCGCATCGGTCCTACTTCACCCAAGCCGCGTTCGCGGGCGACGCCTGGTTCAACCAGGTGACCTTCAGCAGCTACACCACGTTCGACGGCGCAACCTTCAGCGGTGACATCAGGTTCACCGACTCGACCTTGGACGGTGTTCCCTTCGTTCCCTCGCAACTGCGACCGCACGAAGGGTTCGAAGACGAATGA
- a CDS encoding TetR/AcrR family transcriptional regulator, whose translation MVVKRSYHHGDLRRALVLAAREILVERGPEGVSLRGAVAKVGASTAAPYRHFRDKDALLVAVALEGHAELQASLRGCGAGTVTALGHSYLGFALENPALYRLMAGAGIGDRAAHPELAEAHRETCAVLADRVGERDDPGGFAITLWCLLHGLSTLAIDGHVERGSVVAEAERSLAFLSDGTGVS comes from the coding sequence ATGGTCGTCAAACGTTCCTATCACCATGGGGATCTTCGTCGTGCGCTCGTCCTGGCCGCACGCGAGATCCTCGTCGAGCGGGGGCCCGAGGGGGTGAGCCTGCGCGGCGCGGTCGCGAAGGTGGGCGCGTCCACCGCGGCGCCGTACCGGCATTTCCGCGACAAGGACGCGCTGCTGGTGGCTGTCGCGCTGGAGGGACACGCCGAACTGCAGGCTTCCTTGCGGGGCTGCGGCGCGGGGACGGTGACCGCGCTCGGGCATTCCTATCTCGGGTTCGCGCTGGAGAACCCCGCGCTGTACCGCTTGATGGCGGGCGCCGGGATCGGTGACCGCGCCGCGCATCCGGAACTCGCCGAGGCGCACCGCGAGACCTGCGCGGTGCTGGCCGACCGGGTGGGGGAGCGGGACGATCCCGGCGGGTTCGCCATCACGCTGTGGTGCCTGCTTCACGGGTTGTCCACGCTGGCGATCGATGGCCATGTCGAACGGGGTTCCGTCGTCGCGGAGGCCGAGCGCAGCCTCGCTTTCTTGAGCGACGGCACAGGGGTGTCGTGA
- a CDS encoding amidase, with translation MVFVASATTAVPAQAAAHSGRPVVAGIDLERATIPDLQRAMRSGRLSSVELTAFYLHRIRKLNPTLHAVLTTNPDALRLAAASDVRRLRHQSKGLMDGIPVLLKDNIDTADRQPTTAGSTALLESRPYRDAGVVENLREAGAIILGKANLSEWSSYRSTSSSNGWSPLAGQTANPYVLDRNPCGSSSGPGVAVAAHLATVAVGTETDGSISCPSGANGIVGVKPSLGLVSRSGIVPVSKQQDTAGPMARNVVDAAILLAALNGADRRDPITVDAARQSLDDYTKFLRPNALRGKRIGIWREVYTPDDATKAAFEQALGKLRKLGATTVEITIPYLDVIAANEFPAIRTEFKHDINAYLASTGGKHPADLAGMIQYNLDHAAVEMPYWTHNLWDRSQATSGDLNDPAYRVMREAATSAARRGLDETLRGNKLDAIVAPTNNAAWKTQLGVGDGALLIDSSGPAAVSGYANMTVPMAYSGPLPLGLSIMGGRFSEPSLLAIAYAFEQDTKVRRLPTFIPSIG, from the coding sequence ATGGTGTTCGTCGCTTCCGCGACCACCGCCGTCCCGGCACAGGCAGCGGCCCATTCCGGACGTCCTGTCGTGGCCGGGATCGACCTGGAACGGGCCACGATCCCGGATCTGCAGCGGGCGATGCGCTCCGGGCGGCTGTCCTCGGTCGAGCTGACGGCCTTCTACCTGCATCGGATCCGCAAACTGAATCCGACGCTGCACGCGGTGCTCACCACGAACCCGGACGCGCTGCGGCTCGCCGCGGCCAGTGACGTGCGACGGCTCCGGCACCAGTCGAAGGGCCTCATGGACGGCATCCCGGTGCTGCTCAAGGACAACATCGACACCGCGGACCGGCAGCCGACCACGGCCGGATCGACGGCGCTGCTGGAATCCCGCCCCTACCGTGACGCCGGCGTGGTCGAAAACCTGCGCGAGGCCGGGGCGATCATCCTCGGCAAGGCCAACCTGTCGGAATGGTCGAGCTACCGTTCCACCAGTTCCTCGAACGGCTGGAGCCCGCTCGCGGGCCAGACCGCCAACCCCTACGTCCTCGACCGCAACCCGTGCGGTTCGTCGTCCGGTCCAGGGGTCGCCGTCGCGGCACATCTGGCGACCGTCGCCGTCGGGACCGAGACGGACGGTTCGATCAGCTGTCCGTCCGGCGCCAACGGCATCGTGGGCGTCAAGCCGAGTCTCGGACTGGTCAGCCGCAGCGGGATCGTGCCGGTGTCGAAGCAGCAGGACACCGCGGGCCCGATGGCGCGCAACGTGGTCGACGCCGCGATCCTGCTCGCGGCCCTCAACGGCGCAGACCGCCGTGATCCGATCACCGTCGACGCCGCCCGGCAGTCACTCGACGACTACACGAAGTTCCTGCGCCCCAACGCCTTGCGCGGCAAGCGAATCGGCATCTGGCGTGAGGTCTACACCCCCGACGACGCGACCAAGGCCGCGTTCGAACAGGCCCTGGGCAAGCTCCGGAAGCTCGGCGCGACCACGGTGGAGATCACGATCCCCTATCTGGACGTCATCGCGGCCAACGAGTTCCCCGCGATCAGGACCGAGTTCAAACACGACATCAACGCCTACCTCGCGTCCACCGGCGGCAAGCACCCCGCCGATCTGGCAGGAATGATCCAGTACAACCTGGACCACGCGGCCGTCGAAATGCCGTACTGGACCCACAACCTGTGGGACCGGTCGCAGGCGACCAGCGGTGACCTCAACGATCCGGCCTACCGCGTGATGCGGGAAGCCGCGACGAGCGCCGCCCGGCGGGGTCTCGACGAGACGCTGCGCGGGAACAAACTGGACGCGATCGTGGCGCCGACCAACAACGCCGCGTGGAAGACGCAACTCGGGGTCGGCGACGGCGCGCTGCTCATCGACTCGTCCGGACCGGCGGCCGTGTCGGGCTACGCCAACATGACCGTCCCGATGGCGTACTCCGGACCGCTGCCGCTGGGGTTGTCGATCATGGGCGGGCGGTTCAGCGAGCCGTCCTTGCTGGCCATCGCCTACGCCTTCGAGCAGGACACGAAGGTCCGGCGGCTGCCGACGTTCATCCCGTCGATCGGCTGA
- a CDS encoding IclR family transcriptional regulator translates to MREPLGGRGVLEGAFALLEALDEHGGQAGLTQLVRTTGLPKTTVHRLLEQLADLGAVERADRSYRIGSRVFRLGRFWQPELRDLAKEWLPVLSARMRVSLVLVVPREGRALVAAGAVLPADDVPVWPGSPLPPGTAAGRLLAAHHPALAEPDADALEIRAAGYAAESETITAGLGCAAVGIRTPDGRVGAALAAVLPARRDPVSAVAGLASTARSFSAALAESSRPNRAG, encoded by the coding sequence ATGCGAGAACCCCTTGGCGGACGCGGCGTGCTCGAAGGCGCGTTCGCGTTGCTCGAAGCACTCGACGAGCACGGCGGACAGGCCGGGCTGACCCAGCTCGTGCGGACCACCGGGCTCCCGAAGACCACCGTGCACCGGCTCCTCGAGCAACTGGCCGACCTCGGCGCGGTCGAGCGGGCGGACCGCAGCTACCGGATCGGCTCGCGGGTGTTCCGGCTCGGCCGGTTCTGGCAGCCCGAACTGCGGGATCTGGCCAAGGAGTGGCTGCCGGTGCTTTCGGCGCGGATGCGGGTGAGCCTCGTGCTCGTGGTCCCGAGGGAGGGCCGCGCGCTGGTCGCGGCGGGGGCCGTCCTGCCCGCCGACGACGTCCCCGTGTGGCCCGGCAGCCCGCTGCCGCCCGGGACAGCCGCCGGACGGCTCCTCGCCGCCCACCACCCCGCGCTCGCGGAACCGGACGCCGACGCCCTCGAGATCCGCGCGGCCGGGTACGCGGCCGAGTCGGAGACCATCACGGCGGGGCTCGGCTGCGCCGCCGTGGGCATCAGGACCCCGGACGGCCGGGTCGGCGCGGCACTCGCCGCCGTCCTGCCAGCCCGGCGCGACCCGGTTTCGGCGGTCGCCGGTTTGGCGAGCACCGCGCGCTCTTTCAGCGCCGCGCTCGCCGAGTCCTCGCGGCCGAACCGGGCCGGATGA